The Dasypus novemcinctus isolate mDasNov1 chromosome 12, mDasNov1.1.hap2, whole genome shotgun sequence genome includes a window with the following:
- the LOC131280544 gene encoding zinc finger protein 705F-like, giving the protein MQSQEFVTFKDVVIDFTQEEWDLLDTSQQKLFREVMLENINNLILVGYQICKTDVFSQLELVERLREEVVFPQNQSLGRKSAFKIYDMIEMIEYQSNFMKNPLKIMASCYRVHV; this is encoded by the exons gaatttgtgaccttcaaggatgtggttatagacttcacccaggaagaATGGGACCTGTTAGACACATCCCAGCAAAAGctgttcagagaagtgatgctggagaatataaATAATCTCATCTTAGTAG GATATCAGATCTGCAAAACAGATGTGTTTTCCCAGCTGGAACTAGTAGAAAGGTTGAGAGAAGAAGTAGTATTTCCTCAAAACCAGAGTTTAG GGAGGAAAAGTGCCTTTAAAATATATGATATGATTGAAATGATAGAATACCAATCTAACTTTATGAAAAATCCTTTGAAAATCATGGCATCG